From Aliarcobacter butzleri, the proteins below share one genomic window:
- a CDS encoding ATP-dependent Clp protease ATP-binding subunit yields the protein MNNNIFEKMTNQLAETIDSSVALALHNKNQEVEVIHLLWALLTNTNSVLNQLLNKMNVNKAAIELEAKSNASKLPSVSSVTKENIKLSRNLLSSLQKAEGQMTSNGDKFIAIDTWLVSNFDNQTVKDVLGKYMDLKEAKKELEAMRAGKTIDSNSGDDNLEALSKYGIDLNKKAIDGELDPVIGRDEQITRMMQILIRKTKNNPILLGEPGTGKTAIAEGLAQRIVNKDVPTSLLNKRVISLDMSALIAGAKYRGEFEDRLKSVIDEVKKAGNIILFIDEIHTIIGAGASEGSMDAANILKPSLARGELHTIGATTLKEYRKYFEKDAAMQRRFQPVKVDEPTVNEALQILRGIKERLETHHNVTINDSALVAAAKLSNRYITDRFLPDKAIDLIDEAAAELKMQIESEPTALSHIKREIQTLNVEKEALKMEKNKKNEERLIQIEKELANKNEEKQNLEARFENEKQTFNLASELKAKIEELKTKANIAKRESKFEEAAKIEYGEIPALEAKIKENAQKWEQMQKEGTLLRNSVDEESIASIVSRWTGIPVNKMMDSEKQKVLKVEEVLKQDVIGQDEAIKAISRAIKRNKAGLSETSRPIGSFLFLGPTGVGKTESAKTLAKFLFDDPKSLIRFDMSEYMEKHAVSRLVGAAPGYVGYEEGGQLTEAVRRKPYSVILFDEVEKAHPDVFNILLQVLDDGRLTDNKGVTVDFKNTIIILTSNIGSARIIEISDKEERRKAVLDELKSHFRPEFLNRLDDIVIFEQLNLSAITNIVNILFNNIKKKVEEKDIKISLTQNAKEYIAKIGFDPVYGARPLKRAIYEIVEDKLADLILEDKIGEGSSVEFDVQNDEVITKIS from the coding sequence ATGAATAACAATATTTTTGAAAAGATGACAAACCAACTAGCTGAAACAATAGATTCTAGCGTTGCTTTAGCTTTGCATAATAAAAATCAAGAAGTAGAAGTGATACATTTACTTTGGGCTTTATTGACAAACACAAATTCAGTATTAAATCAGTTATTAAATAAAATGAATGTTAATAAAGCAGCAATTGAACTTGAAGCAAAATCAAACGCTAGCAAACTTCCAAGTGTGAGTAGTGTTACAAAAGAGAATATAAAATTATCAAGAAATTTACTTTCAAGCTTACAAAAAGCAGAAGGTCAAATGACAAGTAATGGAGATAAATTTATAGCTATTGATACTTGGCTTGTTTCAAACTTTGATAATCAAACAGTAAAAGATGTTTTAGGAAAATATATGGATTTAAAAGAAGCAAAAAAAGAGCTTGAAGCGATGCGTGCAGGTAAAACTATTGATAGCAATAGTGGTGATGACAACTTAGAAGCTTTAAGTAAATATGGAATAGATTTAAATAAAAAAGCAATTGATGGTGAACTTGACCCAGTTATTGGAAGAGATGAACAAATCACTAGGATGATGCAAATACTAATAAGAAAAACAAAAAATAATCCAATATTATTAGGAGAACCAGGAACTGGTAAAACAGCTATTGCAGAAGGTTTAGCACAAAGAATAGTAAATAAAGATGTTCCTACTTCACTTTTAAATAAAAGAGTTATAAGTCTTGATATGAGTGCTTTAATTGCAGGTGCAAAATATCGAGGAGAGTTTGAAGATAGGCTAAAATCTGTTATTGATGAGGTTAAAAAAGCTGGAAATATAATTTTATTTATTGATGAAATTCATACAATCATTGGTGCAGGTGCAAGTGAAGGAAGTATGGATGCAGCAAACATCTTAAAACCTAGCCTTGCTCGTGGTGAACTTCATACAATTGGTGCAACAACTTTAAAAGAGTATAGAAAATATTTTGAAAAAGATGCTGCAATGCAAAGAAGATTTCAACCAGTTAAAGTTGATGAACCAACAGTAAATGAAGCTTTACAAATTTTAAGAGGTATTAAAGAGCGACTTGAAACACATCATAATGTAACTATAAACGATAGTGCATTAGTTGCAGCAGCAAAACTATCAAATAGATATATAACTGATAGATTTTTACCTGATAAAGCAATAGATTTAATAGATGAAGCAGCAGCAGAACTTAAAATGCAAATTGAGAGTGAACCAACAGCTTTATCACATATAAAAAGAGAGATTCAAACTCTAAATGTTGAAAAAGAAGCTCTTAAAATGGAAAAAAATAAAAAGAATGAAGAGCGACTTATTCAAATAGAAAAAGAGTTAGCAAACAAAAATGAAGAGAAACAAAATTTAGAAGCTAGATTTGAAAATGAAAAACAAACTTTCAATTTAGCGAGTGAATTAAAAGCAAAAATTGAAGAGTTAAAAACAAAAGCAAATATTGCAAAACGTGAATCAAAATTTGAAGAAGCTGCAAAGATAGAGTATGGAGAAATCCCAGCACTTGAAGCAAAAATAAAAGAAAATGCTCAAAAATGGGAGCAAATGCAAAAAGAGGGAACACTTTTAAGAAATAGTGTTGATGAAGAATCAATAGCAAGTATAGTTTCAAGATGGACGGGAATTCCAGTTAATAAAATGATGGATAGTGAAAAACAAAAAGTTTTAAAAGTTGAAGAGGTTTTAAAACAAGATGTTATTGGTCAAGATGAAGCTATAAAAGCAATAAGTAGAGCAATAAAAAGAAATAAAGCAGGATTAAGTGAAACTTCACGACCAATAGGAAGTTTTTTATTCCTTGGACCAACAGGAGTTGGAAAAACAGAGAGTGCAAAAACTTTAGCTAAGTTCTTATTTGATGATCCAAAATCACTTATTAGATTCGATATGAGTGAATATATGGAAAAACACGCTGTTTCTAGGCTTGTTGGAGCAGCTCCTGGTTATGTTGGATATGAAGAAGGTGGTCAATTAACTGAAGCAGTAAGAAGAAAACCTTATAGTGTTATTTTATTTGATGAGGTAGAAAAAGCGCATCCAGATGTATTTAATATACTTTTACAAGTGTTAGACGATGGAAGATTAACTGATAATAAAGGTGTTACAGTTGATTTTAAAAATACAATTATTATTTTAACTTCAAATATAGGAAGTGCAAGAATAATTGAAATCAGTGATAAAGAAGAGAGACGAAAAGCTGTTTTAGATGAGTTAAAATCTCATTTTAGACCAGAATTTTTAAATAGACTTGATGATATTGTTATTTTTGAACAATTAAATTTAAGTGCAATTACAAATATTGTAAATATTTTATTTAATAATATTAAGAAAAAAGTAGAAGAAAAAGATATAAAAATTTCTTTAACACAAAATGCAAAAGAGTATATTGCAAAAATTGGATTTGACCCAGTTTATGGAGCAAGACCATTAAAACGAGCTATTTATGAGATTGTTGAAGATAAACTTGCTGATTTAATTTTGGAAGATAAAATAGGAGAAGGAAGTAGCGTAGAATTTGATGTTCAAAATGATGAAGTAATTACAAAGATTTCTTAA
- a CDS encoding MTH1187 family thiamine-binding protein yields MSVLLQMAMFPTDKSESKSKEVSEVIKIIKDSGMNYQLTSMATIIETSTMKEALALVEKCYLRLEELGCSRVYATLNFDIRIGHENRLKTKIESVEKHIGEVSK; encoded by the coding sequence ATGTCTGTATTACTTCAAATGGCAATGTTTCCTACGGATAAAAGTGAAAGTAAAAGTAAAGAAGTTTCTGAAGTTATAAAAATAATCAAAGATAGTGGCATGAATTATCAACTCACTTCAATGGCAACTATTATTGAAACTTCTACTATGAAAGAAGCTTTAGCTTTGGTAGAAAAATGTTATTTAAGATTAGAAGAATTAGGGTGTAGCAGAGTTTATGCAACACTAAATTTTGATATTAGAATAGGGCATGAAAATAGGCTAAAAACAAAAATAGAATCTGTTGAAAAACATATTGGAGAAGTTTCAAAATAG
- the ppk2 gene encoding polyphosphate kinase 2 yields MSFDKYYDKDRINNATMNLDSFIDKLKDENGSFISELHSKFLYRTQEEVLRPYQVELIKLQNHLEKKNEKMIILMEGRDASGKGGAIRRITRYMNEKHYRVVALGKPSDVQKTQWYYQRYVEQFPKGGEIVIFDRSWYNRAMVEPVFGFCTQKEYEVFMKSVPGFEEDLIDHGIHFLKIYLSVTKDEQAKRFAEREENPLKQWKLSEIDLQMQSRWDEFTQKKYDMLKYTNTEKSPWIIIRSDSKFLARLNSIKVILNSVDYEGKDERLDFSVDKDIVTTAEKELEIMDMKRKESES; encoded by the coding sequence ATGATAAAGATAGAATAAATAATGCAACTATGAATTTAGATAGTTTTATAGATAAATTAAAAGATGAAAATGGAAGTTTTATTAGCGAGTTGCATTCAAAATTTTTATACAGAACACAAGAAGAAGTTTTACGACCATATCAAGTAGAGTTGATAAAACTTCAAAATCATCTTGAAAAAAAGAATGAAAAAATGATTATTCTAATGGAAGGAAGAGATGCTTCAGGAAAAGGTGGAGCAATAAGAAGAATAACTAGATATATGAATGAAAAACATTACCGTGTGGTTGCCCTTGGAAAGCCATCAGATGTTCAAAAAACTCAATGGTACTATCAAAGATATGTTGAACAATTTCCAAAAGGTGGAGAGATAGTAATATTTGATAGAAGTTGGTATAACCGTGCAATGGTTGAACCAGTTTTTGGATTTTGTACACAAAAAGAGTATGAAGTGTTTATGAAAAGTGTTCCTGGATTTGAAGAAGATTTGATAGACCACGGAATACATTTTTTGAAAATTTATTTATCAGTTACAAAAGATGAACAAGCAAAAAGATTTGCAGAACGTGAAGAAAATCCCCTAAAACAATGGAAACTAAGTGAAATTGATTTACAAATGCAAAGTCGTTGGGATGAATTTACTCAAAAAAAATACGATATGTTAAAATATACAAATACAGAAAAATCTCCTTGGATAATTATAAGAAGCGATAGTAAATTTTTAGCAAGATTAAATTCAATAAAAGTTATTTTGAATTCTGTTGATTATGAAGGTAAAGATGAAAGACTTGATTTTAGTGTAGATAAAGATATTGTTACTACTGCTGAAAAAGAGTTAGAAATTATGGATATGAAAAGAAAAGAGAGTGAATCATAA
- a CDS encoding ribonuclease HII produces MKNLCGIDEAGRGPLAGPLVVAGVILLEDIVGLNDSKVLSEKKREKLFDEIKEKSKYHIVFSDAKLIDEKGISFCLKSSILEIIENLKEFSNSFLMDGNTNFGIQILQKEIKADAKYAQVSAASILAKVSRDRFMDEISPLYPKYDFHKHKGYGTKAHIEAIKEFGRSDIHRHTFKLKALGENEIGVQKSLF; encoded by the coding sequence ATGAAAAATTTATGCGGTATTGATGAAGCAGGTCGTGGTCCACTTGCTGGTCCATTAGTTGTTGCTGGAGTTATTCTTTTAGAAGATATTGTAGGATTGAATGATTCTAAAGTTTTAAGTGAAAAAAAAAGAGAAAAACTATTTGATGAAATAAAAGAAAAATCAAAATACCATATTGTTTTTAGTGATGCAAAATTAATAGATGAAAAAGGTATAAGTTTTTGTTTAAAAAGCTCTATTTTAGAAATTATAGAAAATTTAAAAGAGTTTTCAAACTCATTTTTGATGGATGGAAATACAAATTTTGGAATACAAATTTTACAAAAAGAGATAAAAGCAGATGCAAAATATGCGCAAGTTAGTGCAGCTTCAATTTTAGCAAAAGTTAGCCGAGATAGATTTATGGATGAAATTTCACCACTTTATCCAAAATATGATTTTCACAAACACAAAGGTTATGGAACAAAAGCACATATTGAAGCTATAAAAGAGTTTGGAAGAAGTGATATTCATAGACACACTTTTAAATTAAAAGCTTTAGGAGAAAATGAAATAGGAGTTCAAAAAAGTCTATTTTAG